One region of uncultured Sulfurimonas sp. genomic DNA includes:
- a CDS encoding nitrate- and nitrite sensing domain-containing protein: protein MQLGLKNRLRLISLFPIVILFSLTSYYLYDSYKNYQNAEILHDKLSENRYLNDVVGNIARERGMTAMYLGNPSKNIFKSLQEQRKIVDIKAQEYINHTKNESTSHEHSKGEEQCITCQNYKSIQNSLKIIQEARELVDANKITFKKVFTDVYSEVQREAISQLEQITNNQTDQDINELYSIYISMVNAKEFSGIERGYMSYIISRSTQLKEEDLNKWISIIGKADALNYRTLHNQTLLDELDLLFKNEDAIELFEDINTERTAIISASKSADYDISSGVWFTMHSEKINIISNAEDLLLNEMNNRAAKVQEESLQFLVVTLSIWLISVILATLGFFLSNEITRNIKNLEDVLKRVAQDTSDNEDGASIINLHTADGTAEAYDLLEKIIEQTREDKESAQEASEAKSMFLANMSHEIRTPLNGIVGFTELLKDTGLGEEQIEFVEIIEKSSENLLEIINNILDLSKIESNKLEIEDIVFNPIDEFESAVEVYAVRASEKHIDLGCFIDPALEHPLKGDPTKIKEVIINLLSNAVKFTSSAGAINVDIRKIESDQNGKTKVRFEVQDSGIGVTSEQKSRIFEAFSQADTSITRKYGGTGLGLTISSRFIELMGGELDLHSESGAGTTFFFTIDFEEVETLNESSEGSFSSLNALILQTDLKTKKQETYLREYLDFYGVNYTLFTDLNELDTLQKQVNYDLLFIDYDYTKDNDLINYANLPQALILLTKSYYMKQIESLHIKIFKTIYEPLNISKVKLALENYSIENFSTKKITKTNRKKFNKNTSKFQANVLVAEDNIINQKLIKRTLEDLGLNVSIANNGLEAFQKRKDENYDLIFMDIQMPYLDGVEATAEILEYEEDFNQPHVPILALTANALKGDRERFIEAGLDEYTTKPLVRSEIISLLNHFLVDFIVDESLVPDDTNEIKPELIEEVDEKPDIDEKEFKADILLAKKSLFESKLYVQLLDSLGYTYELAHTVEELENLSTKNRYKLVLFDKEFDDLNLEKFSNDIKASNKESGLTTYLVLISDPSIEENSDDALYVHELIKNIVNKDLLRLVFEKFI, encoded by the coding sequence ATGCAGTTGGGTTTAAAAAACAGACTTAGGTTAATTAGTTTATTTCCTATTGTTATTTTGTTTTCATTAACAAGTTATTACCTATACGATTCATATAAAAATTATCAAAATGCAGAAATTTTGCATGACAAACTATCTGAAAACAGATATCTAAATGATGTAGTTGGTAACATAGCAAGAGAGAGAGGTATGACAGCTATGTACCTCGGAAATCCCTCAAAAAACATCTTTAAATCTCTTCAAGAACAGAGAAAAATAGTTGATATAAAAGCACAAGAGTATATAAATCACACAAAAAATGAATCTACTTCTCATGAGCATTCTAAAGGTGAAGAACAATGCATTACTTGTCAAAACTATAAATCTATCCAAAATTCTTTAAAAATAATTCAAGAAGCAAGAGAGCTAGTAGATGCCAATAAAATAACATTCAAAAAAGTATTTACCGATGTTTATAGCGAAGTTCAAAGAGAAGCTATTTCTCAACTAGAGCAAATTACAAACAATCAAACCGATCAAGATATAAATGAACTTTACTCGATATATATTTCAATGGTTAATGCCAAAGAATTTAGTGGTATTGAAAGAGGATATATGTCATATATCATATCTCGCTCAACTCAACTAAAAGAAGAAGATTTAAACAAGTGGATTTCTATTATAGGTAAAGCAGATGCTCTTAACTATAGAACTCTTCACAATCAAACACTTCTTGATGAACTTGATTTATTATTTAAAAATGAAGATGCTATAGAACTTTTTGAGGATATAAACACAGAAAGAACAGCGATAATTTCAGCTAGTAAAAGTGCAGATTATGACATTAGTTCTGGTGTTTGGTTTACAATGCATTCTGAGAAAATCAACATAATCTCTAACGCAGAAGATTTACTACTAAATGAGATGAATAATAGAGCTGCAAAAGTTCAAGAAGAGTCTCTACAGTTTCTTGTTGTTACCCTTAGTATTTGGCTTATTTCAGTTATATTAGCAACTTTAGGTTTCTTTTTATCAAATGAAATTACTAGAAATATTAAAAATCTTGAAGATGTACTAAAAAGAGTTGCACAAGATACTAGTGATAATGAAGATGGTGCATCAATCATTAACTTACATACAGCAGATGGTACAGCTGAGGCTTATGATTTACTTGAAAAAATCATCGAACAAACAAGAGAAGATAAAGAATCAGCACAAGAAGCAAGTGAAGCTAAGTCGATGTTCCTTGCAAATATGTCTCATGAAATTCGTACTCCTTTAAATGGTATCGTTGGGTTTACAGAGCTTCTTAAAGATACAGGTCTTGGTGAAGAACAAATTGAATTTGTTGAAATAATTGAAAAATCATCTGAAAATCTTCTTGAAATTATTAACAATATTTTAGACTTATCTAAAATTGAGAGTAATAAACTTGAGATTGAAGATATAGTATTTAATCCTATTGATGAGTTTGAAAGCGCTGTTGAAGTTTATGCTGTTCGTGCAAGTGAAAAACATATTGACCTTGGCTGTTTTATCGATCCAGCCTTAGAGCATCCATTAAAAGGTGATCCGACTAAAATCAAAGAAGTTATTATCAATCTTTTATCAAATGCGGTTAAATTTACTAGCAGTGCCGGAGCTATAAATGTTGATATTAGAAAAATTGAGTCTGACCAAAACGGTAAAACAAAAGTTAGATTTGAAGTTCAAGATAGTGGTATCGGTGTAACAAGTGAGCAAAAATCAAGAATATTTGAGGCATTTTCTCAAGCAGATACATCAATTACTCGTAAGTATGGTGGAACAGGTCTTGGTTTAACAATCTCAAGTAGATTTATCGAGTTAATGGGTGGTGAACTTGATCTTCATAGTGAATCTGGAGCTGGAACTACTTTCTTCTTCACAATAGACTTTGAAGAAGTAGAAACTTTAAATGAAAGTTCTGAGGGAAGTTTTTCAAGTTTAAATGCTTTAATATTACAAACAGATCTTAAAACAAAAAAACAAGAGACTTATCTTCGTGAATATCTTGATTTTTATGGGGTTAATTATACATTATTTACGGATTTAAATGAACTAGATACTCTTCAAAAACAAGTAAATTATGATTTGCTTTTTATAGATTATGACTATACAAAAGATAATGATTTAATAAACTATGCAAATCTACCACAAGCATTGATTCTTTTAACAAAATCATACTATATGAAACAGATAGAGTCTCTACATATAAAAATATTTAAAACTATATATGAGCCTTTAAATATTTCAAAAGTTAAATTAGCCTTAGAAAACTACAGTATTGAGAATTTTAGTACAAAAAAAATTACAAAAACAAATCGTAAAAAATTCAATAAAAATACATCAAAATTTCAAGCAAATGTCTTAGTTGCAGAAGATAATATCATCAATCAAAAACTCATCAAAAGAACCCTTGAAGATTTAGGGTTAAATGTTAGTATTGCAAACAATGGACTTGAAGCATTTCAAAAAAGAAAAGATGAAAATTATGATTTAATTTTTATGGATATACAGATGCCTTATCTTGATGGTGTTGAAGCAACAGCAGAGATATTAGAGTATGAAGAAGATTTCAACCAACCCCATGTGCCTATTTTAGCTCTAACAGCTAATGCACTCAAAGGAGATAGAGAAAGATTTATCGAAGCTGGTCTTGATGAATACACAACTAAACCTTTAGTTCGCTCTGAAATCATCTCTCTTCTAAATCACTTCTTAGTTGATTTTATTGTAGATGAGTCTTTAGTACCTGATGATACAAATGAGATTAAACCAGAATTAATAGAAGAAGTTGATGAAAAGCCAGATATTGATGAAAAAGAATTTAAAGCTGATATATTATTGGCTAAAAAAAGTCTTTTTGAATCTAAACTATATGTTCAACTTCTAGACTCTTTAGGTTATACTTATGAACTTGCTCACACAGTTGAAGAACTAGAAAACTTAAGCACTAAAAATAGATACAAACTTGTACTTTTTGATAAAGAATTTGATGATTTAAATCTAGAAAAATTCTCCAATGATATCAAAGCTTCCAACAAAGAGAGTGGATTGACTACTTATTTGGTCTTGATTAGCGATCCTTCGATAGAAGAAAATTCAGATGATGCTTTATATGTGCATGAATTAATTAAAAATATTGTAAATAAAGACTTACTGCGTTTAGTATTTGAAAAATTTATTTAA
- a CDS encoding Hpt domain-containing protein, translating to MLIYNYKKEFVGIDEVDLKALGFSDLSQLRNESADFADLFVKTPGFVHNFKHVHWIDFVTCAEGNEESKVVIHASGKSYKCTLDIKTAYLVDNPSQKAYIINLVNLRALTHLENEKVASDVLEKSAPIISTENTAIFNTLDVEDNKNNKVFENEKVEVTHDPYEVSKGDTLDELELNNKVVKDIYESSHFDFNEELVEVDESDNGLEEEISTQEVEEESSQEVLEQKSSLDKQTPSHGSDYVYDPKLASDELGLPVDLIEEFIQDFISQANDFKDDLYDSLSQNNIDNVKILSHKLKGVAANLRVEDAFEVLTTVNTSSDNAEIKENIDAFYGMIKKLSESHGKLLPSKKETITEEENLEEELEDEDLIISFKDEIKKPAMQKIQIDDSEVPQKIEMPELADDDFIEIDEPTQEDIDIELDELEELDTITLDEEIEISNEPKTVKYDKSKAANEIGIDEKSFHVLFDDFLDESKNACLEVNKAIEQNNPILWKKAAIKLKGMSDNMRIHDYQVELESIINTQDSDRAKEAVDAIVNKLQQISDEEV from the coding sequence ATGTTAATATATAACTATAAAAAAGAGTTTGTTGGAATTGATGAAGTTGATCTAAAAGCTCTTGGATTTTCAGACTTGTCACAGCTTAGAAACGAGTCAGCGGACTTTGCAGACTTATTTGTAAAAACTCCTGGTTTTGTACATAACTTTAAACACGTTCACTGGATAGACTTTGTTACCTGCGCAGAGGGAAATGAAGAATCAAAAGTTGTTATCCATGCAAGTGGAAAAAGTTATAAATGTACGCTTGATATAAAAACTGCTTATTTAGTTGATAATCCATCACAAAAAGCTTACATAATTAATCTTGTAAACTTAAGAGCATTGACACATCTTGAAAATGAAAAAGTTGCAAGCGATGTTCTTGAAAAATCCGCACCAATAATTTCTACAGAAAATACAGCAATATTTAACACGCTTGATGTTGAAGATAATAAAAACAATAAAGTTTTTGAAAATGAAAAAGTAGAAGTAACTCATGATCCTTATGAAGTAAGCAAGGGTGACACCTTAGATGAACTAGAGCTAAACAATAAAGTTGTAAAAGATATCTATGAAAGTTCTCACTTTGATTTCAATGAAGAGTTAGTTGAAGTTGATGAGAGCGACAATGGTTTAGAAGAAGAAATTTCAACTCAAGAAGTAGAAGAAGAGAGTTCTCAAGAAGTTCTTGAGCAAAAATCATCATTAGATAAACAGACGCCTAGTCATGGAAGTGACTATGTATATGATCCTAAGCTTGCTTCAGATGAACTTGGACTTCCTGTTGATTTAATCGAAGAATTTATTCAAGATTTTATTTCACAAGCAAATGATTTTAAAGATGATTTATATGACTCACTTAGCCAAAACAATATAGACAATGTAAAAATTCTTTCACATAAATTAAAAGGTGTAGCTGCAAATCTAAGAGTAGAAGATGCTTTTGAAGTTTTAACAACAGTAAATACATCAAGTGACAATGCTGAAATAAAAGAAAATATTGACGCATTTTATGGAATGATTAAAAAGCTATCAGAGTCTCATGGCAAACTTCTACCTTCAAAAAAAGAGACTATCACAGAAGAAGAAAATCTAGAAGAAGAGCTAGAAGATGAAGATTTGATTATTAGTTTCAAAGATGAGATTAAAAAACCAGCTATGCAAAAGATACAAATCGATGATTCAGAAGTTCCACAAAAAATAGAGATGCCAGAACTTGCTGATGATGATTTTATAGAGATAGACGAACCAACTCAAGAAGATATAGACATAGAACTAGATGAACTAGAAGAACTCGATACAATCACACTAGATGAAGAGATAGAAATCAGCAATGAACCAAAAACAGTTAAATATGATAAATCTAAAGCTGCAAATGAGATTGGTATAGATGAAAAAAGTTTTCATGTACTTTTTGATGATTTTTTAGATGAGAGTAAAAATGCTTGCTTAGAAGTAAATAAAGCAATAGAGCAAAACAATCCAATTTTATGGAAAAAAGCAGCTATTAAACTAAAAGGTATGAGTGATAATATGAGAATACACGACTATCAAGTTGAGCTTGAATCTATCATCAATACACAAGATTCAGACAGAGCCAAAGAAGCTGTAGATGCTATTGTTAATAAACTACAACAAATATCTGATGAAGAGGTATAG
- a CDS encoding PAS domain S-box protein has translation MNKVVPIDEEYMLEGSLLISQTDLRGIITFANRKFCEVSGYKIDELIGSNHNIIRHPDMPKAIFTKMWSTIQSGQSWNGLLKNLRKDGLYYWVDSEIIPVHNENKEITGYIAARKVASRKDIQENETLYKKMLESEN, from the coding sequence ATGAACAAAGTAGTACCAATTGATGAAGAGTATATGCTAGAGGGAAGCCTATTGATAAGTCAAACTGACTTAAGGGGAATTATAACTTTTGCAAATAGAAAATTCTGTGAAGTTTCAGGTTATAAAATTGATGAACTCATAGGAAGTAACCACAATATTATAAGACATCCAGATATGCCAAAAGCCATATTTACTAAGATGTGGAGTACTATACAAAGTGGTCAATCATGGAATGGTTTACTTAAAAATCTTCGTAAAGATGGGTTATACTACTGGGTTGATTCAGAAATAATACCAGTTCATAATGAAAACAAAGAGATAACAGGCTATATAGCTGCTAGAAAAGTAGCTTCAAGAAAAGATATACAAGAAAATGAAACACTTTACAAAAAAATGCTTGAGAGTGAAAATTAA
- the uvrC gene encoding excinuclease ABC subunit UvrC, with protein sequence MTLKQTIRQLPDSPGIYEYFDKDGHLLYVGKAKNLKNRVKSYFNFSPQLKANSNLSLRITKMINQTASMNYIVVNSEHDALILENSLIKQLNPKYNILLRDDKTYPYIYIDYSLKYPRFEITRKIIKASDIKYFGPYSVGARDILDSIYELCKLVQKKGSLKSKKLCLYHQINKCLGPCELPITDARYKKELDLAYELIQNKKLLITKLEEKMSFYAQNLRFEEAGELRDRIEKITRSEIKSEIDFATKEDYDIFAIQNSDSRAVVVRIFMRDGKIISSTHDYIQLNEGYDENELYQRVLLDFYKNEKPPIIAPILVASSFENIEIIEQHLSLVFEKKANIKVPKQGNKKQLIDLAILNAKELLKKDKISINTKILDEIKELLSLQRVPNRVEVFDNSHMAGVATVGAMIVYEDGKFDKKSYRTYHLDAKDEYAQMRETLTRRVESFSKNSPPDLWIIDGGATLLKLASEIIESAGVFIDIIAISKEKIDAKAHRAKGKADDIIHTKENFFKLKNSDKRLQWTQNLRDEAHRSAINFHKKTKLKLDKESKLLSLKGISEAKIKKLLNHFGTFEALKTLSIEEIATILNTKDAKIIKNIYF encoded by the coding sequence ATGACTTTAAAACAAACAATCCGACAACTTCCAGACTCTCCTGGTATTTATGAATATTTTGATAAAGATGGGCATCTACTCTACGTTGGAAAAGCCAAAAATCTAAAAAATAGAGTAAAAAGTTATTTCAATTTTTCTCCTCAACTAAAAGCAAATTCTAATCTTTCACTTAGAATAACAAAGATGATAAATCAAACAGCTTCTATGAATTATATAGTTGTAAATTCAGAGCATGACGCACTTATCCTTGAAAACTCACTAATTAAACAGTTAAATCCAAAATACAATATTTTGCTTCGTGATGATAAAACATATCCTTATATTTATATAGATTACTCTTTAAAATATCCAAGATTTGAAATAACAAGAAAAATCATAAAAGCATCTGACATAAAATACTTTGGTCCTTACTCTGTTGGAGCTAGAGATATTTTAGACTCCATATATGAGCTATGCAAACTTGTTCAAAAAAAAGGTTCTCTTAAATCAAAAAAACTATGTCTTTATCATCAAATAAACAAGTGTCTTGGTCCTTGCGAACTTCCAATCACAGATGCAAGGTATAAAAAAGAGTTAGATTTAGCTTATGAGCTTATTCAAAATAAAAAACTTTTAATTACTAAACTTGAAGAAAAAATGTCTTTTTATGCTCAAAATCTTAGATTTGAAGAAGCTGGAGAATTAAGAGATAGAATAGAGAAAATTACTCGCTCAGAAATTAAGAGTGAAATTGATTTTGCTACTAAAGAAGATTACGATATTTTTGCCATACAAAACTCAGACTCAAGGGCTGTAGTAGTTAGAATATTTATGAGAGATGGTAAAATAATTTCATCTACACATGACTATATTCAACTAAATGAAGGTTATGATGAAAATGAGCTTTATCAAAGAGTTCTGCTTGATTTTTATAAAAATGAAAAACCTCCAATAATAGCACCCATTTTAGTTGCAAGTAGTTTTGAAAATATAGAAATTATTGAACAGCATCTAAGTTTAGTATTTGAGAAAAAAGCAAACATAAAAGTACCAAAACAAGGCAATAAAAAGCAGTTAATTGATTTGGCAATATTAAATGCAAAAGAGTTGCTTAAAAAAGACAAAATCTCCATCAACACAAAAATTCTAGATGAGATAAAAGAGTTATTATCCCTACAAAGAGTCCCAAATAGAGTTGAAGTTTTTGACAATTCTCATATGGCAGGAGTTGCAACCGTTGGAGCTATGATAGTTTATGAAGATGGCAAGTTTGATAAAAAAAGTTATAGAACATATCACTTAGATGCAAAAGATGAATACGCTCAGATGCGAGAAACTTTAACAAGAAGAGTGGAGAGTTTTTCTAAAAATTCTCCACCTGATTTATGGATAATAGATGGAGGAGCTACTCTTTTAAAACTTGCATCTGAGATTATAGAATCTGCTGGTGTTTTTATAGATATCATAGCTATTTCAAAAGAAAAAATAGATGCTAAAGCTCATAGAGCTAAGGGAAAAGCTGATGATATTATTCACACAAAAGAGAATTTTTTCAAATTAAAAAACTCAGATAAAAGACTTCAGTGGACTCAAAATTTAAGAGATGAAGCCCATAGAAGTGCCATAAATTTTCACAAAAAAACGAAATTAAAACTCGATAAAGAGAGCAAACTTTTAAGTTTAAAAGGGATTTCTGAAGCAAAAATCAAAAAATTACTCAATCATTTTGGAACTTTTGAAGCTCTAAAAACTTTAAGTATCGAAGAAATAGCTACAATTTTAAATACAAAAGATGCAAAAATAATTAAAAATATTTACTTCTAA
- the nadB gene encoding L-aspartate oxidase, producing the protein MQYDVIIIGAGVAGLYAASHLPKDKKVLIINKRETFKCNSFYAQGGVALSKDKDDIAYHIKDTLEAGAGLCDEEAVKVLSHNSREVIDDLIDNGFKFDRDENGELLYTKEAAHSTNRILHAGGDATGRYLHFFLLEQNQHALFSDARVVDLLIKDGECYGVTVLDHRESRNIYAPNVIIASGGVGSLFEYHTNAPCISADMQGLCVMKGIALENMEMMQFHPTVYVNSDYAQKLLLTEALRGEGATIEDENGKRFLFEYDERGELASRDIVSKSIYDYTKKTGLKTYLNFQNFDYHYFTQRFPNIYKNLKDIGFNVPEQRVPISPAFHYAIGGIKTDLKGKVPNVGGLYAVGEVASVRVHGANRLASNSLLEGLVFAREAVRDILQNTKAKEMIKFSVADEIMSFKEDKSKKNLLRKIMWENVSIVRTKKGLNEALDKINALLKENIGKLLKFRLLTAREIVISALARNKSIGVHTILEEK; encoded by the coding sequence ATGCAGTATGATGTAATTATTATAGGTGCTGGTGTAGCTGGTTTATATGCAGCATCCCATCTACCAAAAGATAAAAAAGTACTTATTATAAACAAGAGAGAGACTTTCAAGTGCAATAGTTTTTATGCTCAAGGCGGAGTTGCGCTCTCAAAAGATAAGGATGATATTGCTTATCATATAAAAGATACTCTTGAGGCTGGAGCAGGGCTTTGTGATGAAGAAGCCGTAAAAGTTTTAAGTCATAATTCAAGAGAAGTTATAGATGATTTGATTGATAATGGATTTAAATTTGATAGAGATGAAAATGGAGAATTACTCTATACAAAAGAAGCTGCACACTCAACAAATAGAATTTTACATGCCGGAGGAGATGCAACAGGTAGATATCTGCACTTCTTTTTGTTAGAACAAAATCAACACGCACTCTTTAGTGATGCTAGAGTTGTTGATCTTCTCATTAAAGATGGAGAGTGTTATGGCGTTACAGTTTTAGATCACAGAGAGAGTAGAAATATATATGCTCCAAATGTGATTATTGCAAGTGGTGGAGTTGGTTCTTTGTTTGAGTATCACACAAATGCACCATGTATAAGTGCTGATATGCAAGGACTTTGTGTTATGAAAGGTATAGCACTTGAAAATATGGAGATGATGCAGTTTCATCCAACAGTTTATGTAAATAGTGATTACGCTCAAAAACTTCTTTTAACTGAGGCTCTAAGAGGTGAGGGTGCAACCATAGAAGATGAAAATGGTAAAAGATTTTTGTTTGAATATGATGAAAGAGGCGAGTTGGCATCTAGAGATATAGTCAGTAAATCCATATATGATTACACAAAAAAAACGGGTCTAAAGACTTATCTTAATTTTCAAAACTTTGATTATCACTACTTTACACAAAGATTTCCAAATATATATAAAAACTTAAAAGATATTGGCTTTAATGTGCCTGAACAAAGAGTTCCTATATCTCCCGCTTTTCACTACGCTATAGGTGGGATAAAAACTGACTTAAAGGGAAAAGTACCTAATGTTGGTGGACTATATGCAGTTGGTGAGGTTGCATCTGTGAGAGTTCATGGAGCAAATAGACTTGCATCTAACTCTCTTTTGGAAGGTCTTGTTTTTGCGCGAGAGGCTGTTAGAGATATTTTACAAAATACTAAAGCAAAAGAGATGATTAAATTTTCAGTTGCTGATGAAATTATGAGTTTTAAAGAAGATAAATCAAAAAAGAACCTTTTACGTAAAATTATGTGGGAAAATGTCTCTATAGTTAGAACAAAAAAAGGCTTAAATGAAGCATTGGATAAAATTAATGCTCTTTTAAAAGAAAATATTGGTAAACTACTGAAATTTCGTTTACTTACAGCAAGAGAGATAGTTATATCGGCATTAGCTAGAAACAAATCAATTGGTGTACATACTATTTTAGAGGAGAAGTGA